The segment CGTGATGAGCAGGCGATGGGTCTTGCGCAGCGATTTGACGATGGTTTCGATGTCCATCGGCACGGTGCAGCGCAAGTCAATTACCTCGGCAGAAATGCCGTGCTCTTTCTGCAACGTCTCAGCCGCTTCGAGCGCGAACAACAACTGACGCGAATAGCTGACGATGGTGAGATCGCTGCCCTCGCGCTTCACATCGGCCACGCCAAGCGGGATGGTGTATTCGCCATCCGGCACAGGCCCTTTGGTGTTGTAGAGCAGCTTGTGCTCGATGAACATGACCGGGTTCTCATCGCGCAGGGCGCTCTTGAGCAGCCCTTTTGCGTCGGCCGGCGTGGCCGGTAGGACCACCTTAAAGCCGGGGATATGCGTGAACAGCGCCTCGAAGCTCTGCGAGTGCTGCGCGCCGTTGCCGCGCCCGCCGCCTTGTTGCGCCCGGATCACCATGGGCACCTTCACACGGCCGCCGCTCATGGCGCGCATCTTGGCTGCCTGGTTCCAGATCGAGTCGGCGGCGACCAGCGCGAAGTCCATGAACATCAGCTCGGGCACCGGGCGCTTGCCGGTCATGGCCAAGCCGACGCCCATGCCGATGAAGCCGGCCTCGCTGATCGGCGTGTCGCGCACGCGCTCTGGGCCGAACCGGGCCAACAGGCCCTCGGTCACCCGAAAGACGCCGCCATAGGCGCCGATGTCCTCGCCCATCAAGATGATGTTGGGGTCGCGCTCCATCTCTTCGGTGAGCGCCTCGCGCAATGCTTGCGTGTAAGTCAACTCTCGCATGACAGGTCCATTTCAACCGAGCGGCGCGCTAAGATCGCGCAGGGGGCTTTCGTTCCTCAGCGTGTTTCGCAGCTCGGCCGTGAAATTTCAGATCCAGAAGTCGGTATAGGCTTCCTCGGGATCAGGATAGGGTGATTCTCTGGCAAACTTGACGGCGTCCGCGATCTGCTGTTGCACGCGCGCGTGCATGGCGTCGAATTCGGCGTCGGTCACGCCCTCGGCCTGAGCCAGATGCGCGCGCAGCCGCTTGATCGGGTCGCGTTCGCGCCACTGCGCGACCTCCTCTTTGGTGCGGTAGCTTTCCGAGTCGCCGATCATGTGGCCGAGCAGCCGATAGGTGCGCGCTTCGATGAAGGTCGGACCTTGGCCGGCGCGGGCCAGCCGGGCCGCTTCGCGCACGGCGTCATATACGGCGCAAACGTCGTTGCCGTCCACCACGACCGCGCGCATGTTGTAGCCCTTGGCGCGGTCGGCCACCTGCGCAAGCGGGTTGGACTTGGCCAACGGGGTCATTTCGGCGTAGAAGTTGTTTTCGCACAGCAAGATCAGCGGCAGCTTCCACAACTGCGCCATGTTGAGCGCCTCGTGGAAGGCGCCCTGATTGATCGCGCCGTCGCCGAAGATGGTGAGCGCCACCCGGCCGTTGCGGTCGAGCTGAGCACTCAGCGCGGCGCCCGCGGCGATCGGCACGCCCGCAGCGACGATGGCGTTCTCGCCGAGCAGGCCGATGCTGGGGTCGGTCCAGTGCATCGAGCCGCCTTTGCCCTTGCTAACGCCGGTCCTGCGGCCAAGCATCTCCGCCATCGCCGCGTTCACGTCAATGCCTTTGGCGATGCATGCGCCGTGGCCGCGATACGTGCAGGTCATGTAATCCTCTGGGTTGAGGGCAAAACACGCACCGACGGCCGTTGCCTCCTGGCCGACGCACGGATGAAACGAGCCGCGGATTTCCTTTTCCATGTAGAGCTGGACGCAGGCCTCCTCGAAGGCGCGAATCAGGGCCATGCGCTCATACATCGAGAGCAAGAGGTCTTTGGGAAGAGCCATAGGCAGGATGTCTGGGTTGGATGATGGGCAAGATTGTATGCCGAAACGCGTAAATGTGCATTCGGCGAGAGGCGCCGAGCGCGCGGGCCACGACGAATCGGCGGCTCAAGCACGACGGCGCTTGGGTGGTGGCGTTGCATCCGGAAGGCCAGCCGCATACACCTCGGCGATGGCCAGTTGTACAGCGTTGAGCAGCGCGTTGATGCGTTTGACCAGCTTCGAGCTATCACCGGGGCGCACGGGCGCGGTTTCTGAGAGTTCGAGCGTCGCCTCCAGCAGTTTATCGCGGAAGAACAGCGCGGCCTGCAGCGCGTCTTTGAGCGACGCGCCGGCCGTCTTGCTCAGCTCGCCGTAGTCCTTGCCCAACGCGCGCGCTTCTTCCAGCAGATGGGCGCCGTCATCAGCAGAGACATACTGCAGCGTCAGGCCCATGAGCCGGCGGCCGAGGGCCCGATGCCGCTCGCGCATCGGCTCGTCCAACGCGGCCAACCAGCCGGCGGCGCTGCGCTCGGGCAGCTCCTGGCGCGCGCGCGTCATCGCCCGGTCGGCCCATGCTTCGGCCAGCGACACCTCGCGCCGGGCCACGCGATGCGACTCGGCAAAGCGTTGAATGTCCGACTGTGCAAAACGGCGATGGCCGCCGGGCGTGAGCATGTAAGGGATTTCGCCACTGTCGGCCCAGCGGCGCAACGTGGCCGGATGTATGTTCAAGTAGGCCGCCGCCTCTTTGATGGACAGCCAACTTTCGCTTGCCATTGATCGTGACATTTGAACTCGCTTAAAGGTGACAGAAATCCTGTGTAAATCTACACAAATTCCTGCCTGGCGTCCCGACGACTACTTTCCTGCTCATCACCGTGGGCGGCTACGCCCGCAGCTCGGAGCGATTGTACGTCTGGTTGCTGACGCGACCCTGATTGAAGAAACCACAGGTGGAGACGGCGTTCCGATTCAAGGAGCGCAGCACACTCCTGCTGCGAATCAAGCGGATTGCCCAAGCCGTCGCCTGGTCCTCGTTCATCCTCCCATGTTCAGCGGGGCCGGCCTCTTTGCACAACGCTTCACCCTGGCGCTTGCGACCACGTGCTCCGTAGTGATGGGGATCATCAAGACCGACGATGAGCATGTGCCGATGCGCGCATGGCGCTTCATCCCCTCCGACATTGCGCGACAGTTGGGGTTCGGCGCATTGGCCGGCGCGCTGGGGGGGTTGATTTGGGGCATCGGCGGGCGGGCGGTCATGCGCGTTGTGGCGAATCTCGCCGAGCAACCACCGCAGTTCGATTTGCGACGCCTCAAGCACCTAGCCTGCCAGGCGCCGATCGTTTAACATTGCTAACCAGCAAGCCGTGACCAACTCCGATGAGCGCGACGCGCATCGCGCCATCCCCTGACCCACCTGCGATTGAGCGCGTCACACGCGGCACAGCGGCTTGATAAGCAAATGACCTGGAGGAAGGAACATGAGCACATCTACATATGCCCATCCCGAAGCATTGGTCAGCACCGACTGGCTGGCCGAACATCTGAACGACCCGAACGTGCGCATCGTGGAATCGAACGAAGACCCCCTGCTATATGACACCGGCCACATCCCCGGCGCAATCAAGATTGATTGGACGACCGACCTCAACGACCCGCTGAAGCGCGACTACCTGGACTCAGCCCGTTTCGCGGAGCTGATGAGCAGCCGAGGGATCGCCAACGACTCATTCGTCGTGTTCTACGGCGACAAGAACAACTGGTGGGCCACCTATGCCTTCTGGGTGTTCCAACTGTTCGGGCACGCCAAGGCCGCCATCCTGAACGGCGGGCGCAAGAAGTGGATTGACGAAGGCCGCCCGCTGACGCGCGACGTGCCGTCGTATCCGCGCACCGACTACAAAGCGCCGCCCCGCGATGACTCGACCATTCGCGCTTTCCGCGATGAGGTGTTGCGCCACGTGCAAAACAAGGGGGTGCTGGTGGACGTGCGCAGCCCGGCCGAATACACCGGCGAACGGCTGCACATGCCCGAGTATCCGAATGAAGGTGCGCTGCGCGGCGGCCATATCCCCGGCGCGAAGAACATCCCCTGGGCGCAGGCGGTGAGGGAAGATGGCACGTTCAAGTCCCGCGAGGAACTCGAAGCGCTCTACAGCAGCAAGGGCATCACGCCGGACAAAGACATCATCGCGTATTGCCGCATCGGCGAGCGCAGCAGCCACACCTGGTTCGTGCTCACCTACCTGCTCGGCTATCCGCGCGTGAAGAACTACGATGGGAGCTGGACGGAGTGGGGCAACAGCGTCGGTTTGCCGATTGAGAAGTAAGACCGCAGGGAGGCAGGGGCCGACCAATCGGCTGGGCGCCCCGCAGAGTCGGCCCCATTGCTCGCGCGGCCGTTGGCCAAATCCCACTGCGCACGCCTTCGCGGGCCGCCATGCCGATGGAATCTGCCACCGAGAACAGGTTGAGCTCGGTGACTGCAATCGGCACCTGCCGGCCACTGGAATACGCATCGGACGCACTGCGCAAGCCACTGGGCCAGTGCGTCTGTGGTCGGCTGGTCTGAAGCGGCCTAGCCGTGCGCAACGACAGGCCGGCCCAGGCTTGTGTGCAACCTACCGCGATTGACTTCGTCCCGCTGCGCACCGGCGATGTGTTGGCAAAGTTGGCGTTTGTGTTCCACGACTAGTCGCTCTACCCAGCGGTCAGCGCGTCGTCGTAAACCGTCACGTCAAGCTGCGCCGCTGCCCGCGTCACCGATCTGTGACTGGGGGGAATAACGACATGACGCCCAGTGCGGCCGCTACGATGATGACCAAAGGATGACGGTTCAAGAGCACAGCGCTTCTCTCCCCGCGTGGGCCCTCCCTGAGATCATCGGCGTTGAGATTACGCTGGACGTATCTGCCACAACGTGCTCCCCGGTGATGGACAACTGCGCCACAGACCGCGACGTTGCCGCCTGGCTTCACGTTCTGCTGCCTTGAGGCGATCTTGGTATTTGACGTCGGGCGGGAAGGAGCGCGCCAGGGCGTAGCCATCGCGGATGAGGACCTCGTTCACCATTTCGCCGCTGGGAAGATAAACATAGCGCAGTAGCCGACCATACCGATCGGTGTCGTTGACATCACGCTCCAGCCGAACGACCTTCCCCTCGACCAGGGATTGGTTATGGTGCGCCGCTTGCTTACCGTAGCACTCCTGGCGCGAGGTGCTCTCCGGCGCATCCACGCCGATGTAACGCACGCGATATTCTTGGCCGTTGATCTCAACGACAATCGTGTCGCCGTCCACCGCGCGCTTCACCACCGCGCCCGCCTCGCCAGAGTCCATCAGGAGCACAGCGGCGATCTGCTTAAGTAAGGCATCAAGGCTGACCCGCCCTTGCGTAGCAAACTGAAGTGCAACGCTCAGCAGCAACGCTACCCCTATCGCGGCCAGGGCAGTGCGTCGTCGTTTCGAGATATTCATGAGCGCCTGCGCGGAAAGAACTCAGCGCGGATGCGCATTGTATCAGCTAAGCGCGGCGAGGGACAAAGTCCACCGCCGTGCGCAGATGCGCCTTTTTGTCGAGTGCACCCATGTCTTACGCATGACTTGCGCATGAGATAATTTCGTCATGCGATTTCTCGCCGACACCGTCCAGCCAGGCCGCAATGCGCCGGCGCCTCGTCGTTGGCTGTGGTGCGCACAGCGACGCTTGGCCTGTTCCTGCGCCTCCACCTCGTTGCGCGCGCGCTGTTGAGGCGAGCCATATCGTGCCCCACGGAGCATGCGATCCCGGCACCTTCGGACATGTCAAATTGGCCTGCTTGCGCTGTGCGCGGTTGGCTTTGCGCTCAGATTGATCGAGCTGGACGCGCGCAGCCTGTGGCTCGACGAGGGGTTTAGCTTGCTGCGCATCTGGTCGAGCTGGTCAGACATCTTTGCCAACCGGCTTCCCCGTCAGACCATCCCCGCAATTGACTTACACCCGCCGCTCTACTTCGCGCTGGCCAAGGCATGGGGCGAGTTGGCCGGCCACACGGTGTTCGCGTGGCGGAGCTTTTCAGCGTTTTGTTCTACGCTGATCATCCCCGCCACCGCGGTCCTGACGCAACGGTTGGTCAGACGGCGCAGCGCTGCCTTTCTGGCGGCGTTGCTGGCCATGCTCGCGCCGACATACCTGTGGCAAGCTGCCGAGGTGCGCATGTATGCGCTTACCACCCTCTTGGGCGCATTAAGCAGCTACGCCGCCCTGCGCGTCCTCAGCCATCGCTTCGCCTCGATCCGTTGGCTCATCGGTTGGTCGGCGCTATGCATAGGCAGCTTCCTCACCCATTACAGCTTGCTCCTTCCTCTCACCCTTCAGTTGGCATCCCTCAGCCGCCGCATCCTAGCGTGCGTGCGCCTGCGCCGTGGCCATCAGCGATTCCTGCTGTCAACGATGGCGTTGATCGGCCTGATGCTGATCGCAATCCTGGGACGCCCCATGCTTGATTTCATCACCGGCTACAGCGGCAGGGCCCTGTCGTCCACTGAGCAGCCCGTCCCCTTACTCGAAGTTGGTCGGGAGTTCATCGCCGACAGTGTGAACGCTTTGACCTTTGGCCTAAACGCCGCCGATCCCACCGGCGGCTCATTGCTTTGGGTCACCGTCGCATTGATCCTTTTCGGCTGGCTGACAACGCTCCGACAGCGGCGACGCCACACCTATCTCTGGATCATCCTCGCGGTAGCGCCCTTGCTCGGCTGGGTCATTGCAAGCTCACGCCTTGAAAACCGTCCCTCCTTTCGCTACGTGGTGTATACCTTCCCGTTGTTCCATGCTGCGATCG is part of the Candidatus Roseilinea sp. genome and harbors:
- a CDS encoding DNA-binding protein, which encodes MSRSMASESWLSIKEAAAYLNIHPATLRRWADSGEIPYMLTPGGHRRFAQSDIQRFAESHRVARREVSLAEAWADRAMTRARQELPERSAAGWLAALDEPMRERHRALGRRLMGLTLQYVSADDGAHLLEEARALGKDYGELSKTAGASLKDALQAALFFRDKLLEATLELSETAPVRPGDSSKLVKRINALLNAVQLAIAEVYAAGLPDATPPPKRRRA
- the acoB gene encoding TPP-dependent acetoin dehydrogenase complex, E1 protein subunit beta, producing the protein MRELTYTQALREALTEEMERDPNIILMGEDIGAYGGVFRVTEGLLARFGPERVRDTPISEAGFIGMGVGLAMTGKRPVPELMFMDFALVAADSIWNQAAKMRAMSGGRVKVPMVIRAQQGGGRGNGAQHSQSFEALFTHIPGFKVVLPATPADAKGLLKSALRDENPVMFIEHKLLYNTKGPVPDGEYTIPLGVADVKREGSDLTIVSYSRQLLFALEAAETLQKEHGISAEVIDLRCTVPMDIETIVKSLRKTHRLLITHESHASCGVGAEIAMRVMETAFDELDAPIMRVAGLDVPIPVAKTLEDVVLPQPDAIARGALKLMKG
- a CDS encoding acetoin:2,6-dichlorophenolindophenol oxidoreductase subunit alpha produces the protein MALPKDLLLSMYERMALIRAFEEACVQLYMEKEIRGSFHPCVGQEATAVGACFALNPEDYMTCTYRGHGACIAKGIDVNAAMAEMLGRRTGVSKGKGGSMHWTDPSIGLLGENAIVAAGVPIAAGAALSAQLDRNGRVALTIFGDGAINQGAFHEALNMAQLWKLPLILLCENNFYAEMTPLAKSNPLAQVADRAKGYNMRAVVVDGNDVCAVYDAVREAARLARAGQGPTFIEARTYRLLGHMIGDSESYRTKEEVAQWRERDPIKRLRAHLAQAEGVTDAEFDAMHARVQQQIADAVKFARESPYPDPEEAYTDFWI
- a CDS encoding sulfurtransferase; this encodes MSTSTYAHPEALVSTDWLAEHLNDPNVRIVESNEDPLLYDTGHIPGAIKIDWTTDLNDPLKRDYLDSARFAELMSSRGIANDSFVVFYGDKNNWWATYAFWVFQLFGHAKAAILNGGRKKWIDEGRPLTRDVPSYPRTDYKAPPRDDSTIRAFRDEVLRHVQNKGVLVDVRSPAEYTGERLHMPEYPNEGALRGGHIPGAKNIPWAQAVREDGTFKSREELEALYSSKGITPDKDIIAYCRIGERSSHTWFVLTYLLGYPRVKNYDGSWTEWGNSVGLPIEK